Genomic window (Alteromonas pelagimontana):
AAAATACAAAAAGAAAACGGTAAATCATTTAAGTTTCTGCGGAGCCGAAGCCCCGCAGATAGGTTTAAACTACCGCTAACGTTTGGCAAATTCTCGCGGTGCACGTAATGTTAAGGCTGTTCAGGCAGCGGTTTCCCTTTACTGTGCCACTTCATTACAACAAATTTTAGCGGAATATCCCCGGTATTTTTAATCCCGTGTGACTCCCACGGCGACGCATAAAGCATGTCACCTGTGGAGGCTGGCGTATCTTTACCATTTACTGTCCATACGCCGTTGCCTTGCGTCACCATCAGGTATTCTTCTTCTGGATGAACATGAGGAGGATGAATTTCTTTACCAGGCTGAATGACAGCAAGCCCGGTGAGTGACTGTTCAGTTCCCACCGTATCACCGGTAAAATAGCTATAGAATACCCAGCCATCACCTTTTTCCGCTGTAGCATCTTTTAACGGCATAATAGCGGAGGTAGTAAGTTCTTCTGCTGGAGTAGCGCACACAGGAGCCAACATCGCGGCGCCCATTAAAACAGCAGTTATTTTAGAGGCTAAATGAAATGTCATGATCTACATGTTCCTTTTGGTTTAGATATTTAGGCCAACACGCCCTTGCAAAAAATTTTTTACTTTTACCGCCCGAATAACTGTTCCGAAGTATGAGTCATAACGAAGACGCCATTCAGAACACGCTGTAAACCCTTCCGTGGGCCTCAGCCGCAGCATCCATGCTGTTGCGCAGCGCCTGCTGCACAGCGCCTGTTGCACAGCGCCTGCGGACAGTTCTGAATGATACCCCCGTTTTGCCTTTTCATGTGTAGCACACTTACGAACAGCTATTTAGTGTCGGTGTGATTCTTTACGCTTAGCGTTATACTAGTTGTAGCTTTACTACTTTACGAACAACTACCATCGTGCAAGTTGTATGTCGATGTGATGTCGCTATCAGCGTCTTAAAATCGCGTCAATTTGGCCAAGCTCATCTTCACTAAACCCCGGTGCTTGAGCAATTTTTACTGCCTCTTCAATCTGTGACACCCTGCTGGCACCCATTATCACCGAGGTTACAGTAGGTTGGCGGTGTAACCAGGACATAGCGAGTTGCGCCATGGTCTGACCGCGCTCTAGTGCAATTTCGGCCAATGCCTTCACCTTCGCTAACTTCTCTTGCGTAATATCGGCACGATGAAGTCTGGGACTATCAGGACTGTTGGCTCTGGAATCCGCAGGAATACCTTCCAGATAGCGACTGGTAAGAATACCTTGCTCAAGGGGAGAAAACGGAATGCAGCCTATGCCTCTTTCCTGTAAAACGTCATGTAGATCATCTTCTTCCGTCCACCTGTCAAACATAGAATACCTTGGCTGGTGAATAAGACAGGGCGTGCCTAGTTCATTTAAGATATCTGTGGCGTAACGGGTTTGATCAGCGGTGTAGTTTGATAACCCTACATACAGTGCTTTGCCTGATCTTACAGCGCTATCCAGTGCGCCCATTGTTTCTTCTAAGGGGGTCTCAGGATCAGGACGATGACTGTAAAAAATGTCTACGTATTCAAGGTTCATACGTTGCAGGCTCTGATCCAGGCTGCTTAACATGTACTTCCGCGACCCCCAATCACCATAGGGGCCATCCCACATTGTATAGCCTGCTTTGGTAGAGATAACTATTTCATCTCTGTAACTTCGAAGGTTGTTTTTCAGTATCCGGCCAAAGGCGGTTTCCGCACTTCCTGGGGGAGGGCCATAATTATTCGCTAAATCAAAATGCGTAATTCCCGCATCAAAGGCAGCAAAGAGTTTTTGCTCTGCTAAACGTTGCGGCGTGTCCAGACCAAAATTTTGCCACAGACCCAGCGACACGACAGGAAGTCGCAATCCGCTGGTTCCGCAACGTTTGTATTTCATTTTTTCGTACCGCGCTGCTGAAGCCTGGTAGTTCATAGTCATGCACTCCATGTGGTCGATTTTTAATGATCACGACAATGCAATTCGGTTACATCGCACGTTTCACTGCTAAATTCTTGAGGCACAGGGAAAAGAGCGGTGAAGTCCTCCGCGTTTCGCCCGTCTCCTATCTGTATCTGGATATAGTGAAACCTTTATATTTCCTAGGGTTATAGGTTTTGCATATAAGAACGGCTATTTTTGTAAATATTTTGCCTCTTGTAAAGACATTGTTATTGAAAAGTGAAGGTTGATGTATTACATTGCGTGAAACATGAAAACGGTTACATGTGAACGCGTTCAAGATCCTTGTTGGGTTAGAGAATAAGAGATGTATCCGGATTCACTGTATCTTAACGCTAAGTAGGGACTGAAAAATGAAAGTATTTACGAACACACATAAGCGCTATCAGCTGTCAGCACTGACATTAGGAGTGTTGGCAAGCCTTCAGGCAGGTCAGGTACGTGCTCAGGAAACCGACGCCGCCGTTGATGAGAGCAGCATAGAAGTCATCAATGTAAGTGGTATTCGTGGTTCGCAGGTCGCATCTATCTTTAATAAACGTACTGCCGATACAGTCGTTGATTCTATTGCTGCTACCGATATCGGCAAGTTACCGGATGTCACGATTTCAGATTCGCTTCAGCGTATTTCCGGTGTTCAGATTCGACGTTCTGCCGGTGAGGGCGCATCGCTAAACATTCGCGGTTTGCCGCAAGTAGTGACTCAGCTGAACGGTGAGCAGTATCTGGGGGCTAACTCTGTTGTCTCTACTCAACCGAACTTCAGCGATATTCCTTCACAACTTTTCCGCGGTGCCGATGTATATAAAAATGCCACTGCAGATTTAGGAAATGCGGGCATTACGGGTACGGTAAACCTGAAGACCTATCGCCCCTTTGACTTTGAAGAAGGTCAAACGGTCTCAGGCTCTGTAGAATTTCAACGTGGTGATGAAACCCAGGAAAATGATCCTAACTTATCCGCCCTGTACAACTGGCATAATGGTAAAGTCGGCTTTTTAATATCCGGTACTTACGCCAATGTTAATTTAGCTAACTCCTATAACGGCTTGAACACCGGCAGTCCTGGGGATGCTGGCTGGACTGACCGCACCAGCGCCGAAGAAGTAGGCGAGCCCGGCCGTGATGGACGCGTTATTCTTGGAGCTCAAGGCTTTTCGGCGTGGAATCAGGGCACAGAGCGGGAACGTTTTGGCATAAACTCTTCTACTCAGGTGGATTTGGGTGAAGGATTTGTATTTACCGCTGATATTTTCTATACCGAGCAGGAAGAATTCAATCGTAAATTGGGTATGAGCGCCACCAACAAGTGGGGGCCACGTGGCTGGTTTACGCCTACCGAAGAACGTGCTACTGGTGCAATGATTGATGGCGGTGAGGTCTACGCATGGTCACAGGCTGAGCTGTATCCTTCGCGGTTAAAGTCGTTTACGCAGAATGACGTTTACAATAACAGCTCCACCAATATAAATTTGCAACTGGATTACGACAACGGCGGGGCGTTCACCGGTGAGTTTCGAACCATAATTGGTCGCGCTTCCCAAGAACACCGTCATGGCTATAACGAAGGCGATTTAACTAATGGTTCAACCACGTTGGGAAGAACAACCAATCTGGTTCCCTCCGATAAATGTGGCCCGAACGATGAGGTGGTAGGCGATGAA
Coding sequences:
- a CDS encoding aldo/keto reductase; the encoded protein is MTMNYQASAARYEKMKYKRCGTSGLRLPVVSLGLWQNFGLDTPQRLAEQKLFAAFDAGITHFDLANNYGPPPGSAETAFGRILKNNLRSYRDEIVISTKAGYTMWDGPYGDWGSRKYMLSSLDQSLQRMNLEYVDIFYSHRPDPETPLEETMGALDSAVRSGKALYVGLSNYTADQTRYATDILNELGTPCLIHQPRYSMFDRWTEEDDLHDVLQERGIGCIPFSPLEQGILTSRYLEGIPADSRANSPDSPRLHRADITQEKLAKVKALAEIALERGQTMAQLAMSWLHRQPTVTSVIMGASRVSQIEEAVKIAQAPGFSEDELGQIDAILRR
- a CDS encoding cupin domain-containing protein, encoding MTFHLASKITAVLMGAAMLAPVCATPAEELTTSAIMPLKDATAEKGDGWVFYSYFTGDTVGTEQSLTGLAVIQPGKEIHPPHVHPEEEYLMVTQGNGVWTVNGKDTPASTGDMLYASPWESHGIKNTGDIPLKFVVMKWHSKGKPLPEQP